One stretch of Cytophagia bacterium CHB2 DNA includes these proteins:
- a CDS encoding cell division protein ZapA: MPEGTVLKVNIYGTEYPIRGEVDVEYIRRVAEYVDRKMREVDQSTAAKSSLKVAILAALNIADELFRERDEKAGLLKSFEAKAEQLSKLLHENLKE; encoded by the coding sequence ATGCCTGAAGGCACGGTATTAAAAGTCAACATTTACGGCACCGAGTATCCCATTCGCGGCGAGGTTGATGTGGAATACATCCGCCGGGTGGCCGAGTATGTCGATCGCAAAATGCGTGAAGTCGACCAAAGTACGGCCGCCAAATCCTCGCTCAAAGTGGCGATCCTGGCGGCGTTGAACATTGCGGACGAACTGTTCCGCGAGCGTGACGAGAAAGCGGGTCTGTTGAAGAGTTTCGAGGCCAAGGCCGAGCAGTTATCGAAACTTTTGCATGAGAATTTGAAAGAATAG
- the zapB gene encoding cell division protein ZapB, with protein sequence MDIQRFEILEDKISKAIKLIQTLKHENEELRAQVEAAEARFHTQEEELNRLRGELSNVQNRAQESQQMKEREEKIRSKVEEMLAKLEELQLQF encoded by the coding sequence ATGGATATCCAACGTTTCGAGATATTGGAAGATAAAATCTCCAAAGCGATCAAGTTGATACAGACGCTCAAGCATGAAAATGAGGAGCTGCGCGCGCAAGTGGAGGCGGCGGAAGCCCGCTTTCACACGCAAGAGGAAGAACTCAACAGGCTGCGCGGCGAATTGAGCAATGTGCAAAATCGCGCGCAAGAGTCGCAGCAAATGAAGGAACGTGAGGAAAAAATTCGCAGTAAAGTGGAAGAGATGTTGGCCAAATTGGAGGAACTGCAATTGCAGTTCTGA